The genomic window TGTCCAGTGTTTGACATCAGTCCTGCTCATCCCCTCTCAACAGATCCTCTCTGGTGGTGTGGTTTGTCTCTGAGGTGACAGGAAACGTCTCTGACTCTGTGAGAAGACAAATGTCTCACTCCTGCTCCTCGATGGAGTTTCCATCAAGTGGCGAAGCAGACGAGGACGTTTCCATCAGCGGCCGAGGAGCCGGGGGCTTTTCTCCCAGAGTCGGTGCAGAGACTCCTGAGTGAGTGATGAGTCTGCTCGAGGACAAAGGCACGATTGTTCCCCGGCCCTGGGATTGGCTTTAATGTGCCGAGCTGCTGTGGAGCAGGACTCGGGCCCTGAAGCTGCCTCCTGCTCATATATCGTCTTTATCAGTGGCCCTGCATGCAGCTGTGGAGGCTGAGCAGCACTTAGTCGGGCCCCTGACGGCCCCTGACGGCCCCTGAGTCATGGATCTGATCTGCTGGAGTCCACAGGGTCAGATGAGGTCGCTCACTGTTTTCTGATCAATGCAAAACACTGTATACAACGACAAATAATGACACTATCACATAttctacacaaataaaaaatgtaatttgttgctttttgatataattattgatttgtttaccttttatttatccTGTAGTTTACATTAAAGCTATGAAATATGCTCCTCCTTCATATTGGTGTTTTATTCCCTTCGACCAAGAATAACTATTTTGTTtatcatttgaatttgtttgtttacaaacTGACTCATACAAAATCAATACAAACTCAGGATGTTTATTTTCTGtcgtgtttatttatttagttttacaaacaaaacaattctaCACAATTACGTTCAGCCGTGGTTGCAGTTACAGATTCCGTCCACTAGGTGAGAGTGTCGCGCCCTCAGAGCTGCTGACTCGGCAGAAGAAGAAACCCCTCACCGAACCCGGAAGCTGTCGCGGATCGGCCGCTGGTCGCTTGTCATCCGGCTGTTGCTGTCGAACCCGGCGCCTGAGGAGAGAACCGCGTTCCCCGGGAGCCAGAAACCTTTCCCCCGCGGACAGAGAAGCGCAGAGCGAGCATGGCTGGTCGGCTGCCGGCCTGCGTGGTCGACTGTGGCACAGGGTGAGCGAGATGCTAGTTAGCATTAGCCTGCTCCCATTGACCACAGCGGCGTCTGTCAGAGCGGAGCTGACGCCCTGATGCTAACGCTAGCATGCTACATCTGCTCTAAACCCCCGAGTCTGTAAACACGGGTTCGAGTGATGAGTCAACGCTGTGACGGGTTCGAGTCTCTTTactcctgttgctgctgcaccGGTGGAATCAGctgctgctagctgctagctgctgaAGCTAATGCTACTTCCTGGACCAGCCTCTCCTCAGGGAAACTCCTTATCCGCATGATTCTGGGTTTTAATCTCTTGAATCTGAGGATCATAAACATGATCAGATGTTAATGCGGTGTTTGTTTCCTTCAGGTACACGAAGCTGGGATATGCAGGAAACACAGAACCACAGTTCATCATCCCTTCATGTAAGTAAATCCTCAAACCACCAGAACTGGACTTTATTTAACTCAAATCAAAAGCTtctttttaaagtgtttgtatGAAAATGAACCCAGACATTGTAAAAGGGTTCACTGGAAGTAGAAAGACAAAGTTTTTGAGAGAATAACGAATGGTTCAGTTCCTGTAAGAGTCTTCTACTGAACTCAGTTATACGACCTGAGACCTGACACTGACCCTGGATCCTCTGCAGGTATCGCCATCAAAGAATCGGCCAAGGTCGGAGACCAGGCTCAGCGCCGGATGATGAAGGGCGTCGATGACCTGGACTTCTTCATCGGGGACGAAGCCATCGACAAACCGTCGTACTCAACAAAGGTAGAGCTGAGGTTCAGGTTTGCGTTTTCCTGTTTGTGGACATCAGTATTCAAACTGGTTTCCTTTCTCTCTACCAGTGGCCCATCCGTCACGGGATAGTGGAGGACTGGGACCTGATGGAGAGATTCATGGAGCAGATCATCTTCAAGTATCTGCGGGCAGAACCTGAAGACCACTACTTTCTTTTGGTAAGAACAGAACTACGAGTGATTCTGTTGTTTAGGCGAAGTTTAAAACCCTTTGTTTTCCCCTCACTTAATAAATCTGTGTGTTGTCGTCTCTCTCTTCAGACGGAGCCTCCACTCAACACACCGGAGAACAGAGAGTACACAGCAGAGATCATGTTCGAGTCCTTCAACGTCCCCGGGCTCTACATCGCTGTTCAGGTACGTTCCATTACACAACTACCTTAAACTACAGGACTCACAActtgttaacacacacatgtgaaaccAGACTTTGTGGTAAAATTAGATATGACTCTTTCCACTCATGAGTAATTGAGGAATTGTCTATTTTCACTTCATCTTTTTTAAGTTCTGCAGTGTGTATGATTATTCtcactttatttaaatcattcattttaaGATGGTGAATcaaactgtgtgtttcctgcttcagGCTGTTCTGGCGCTGGCTGCCTCCTGGACGTCCCGACAGGTCGGAGAGCGCACGCTGACCGGCACTGTGATCGACAGCGGAGACGGAGTCACACACGTCATCCCAGTGGTCAGTGTTGTTATGATCATTATGATCAGGAACTACTGTTTTAGCTGCTTCCTTGTTCTCAAGCATTACGCTTTGCTCTCCAGGCTGAAGGCTACGTCATCGGCAGCTGCATCAAACACATCCCCATCGCTGGTCGAGACATCACCTActtcatccagcagctgctgagggAGCGGGAGGTGGGGATTCCCCCGGAGCAGTCGCTGGAGACGGCTAAAGCTGTCAAGGTCCGTTAACGTCtatatttcttttattgtttttattcttaacaATTAACTTTGGGTTTTAAAAGCTGCGAGTAGCTGGTGGTTTGTAGTAAAGAGGTAAAACTGGAAGAACCTCTTACTCTGAAGGTGATGCTCCAGCCAAAGTAAACaggactttttaaaatatattagaATTTTAAAAAGTAGTCTTATGTAATTGTCATTTGCTTCAAGTAAGAAGCTGCTTGGCTCTTTGCGTGTCTCTGTTTTATTAAGTCTGTTTATATACACTAGTGTCATCAAAGATATTTCACCAGTAAAGCACAAAAAAGAACTAAACATGTCAAAGGTTGTGAAAATGGAATTTGCCTCAGCCCTCTGCCTCCAGCTATAATGAAAGTAACTTGTTCTCTCTGTCGACATCCGTGAACTCGCCGCAGCAATATTTTAATACTGACATTTCTGGTTCTTTATTTTAACTTGAATATATGTAAAGATATTTAGATTATTGCACATGaataattcaatataatttaattatCTGTTTGTAGGGTTTTTATCAGACCAAACCCTGACCCTGTAtaaaatgaatgtgaacatATGAAACCATACAGTCCATACAGCATCAGCACGGTTGGATAGATGATGTTTGATTCTTATATTTTGAGCCACgttctgtttctgttctgaAAACTGTAATAAGAAGCAGGAACAGATGATGGTGTCATTGAGGATGTAATCCTGACTTTGGCCACTAGATGTCAATACAGCTGCAGAAACCAGTAGCTCACATATTCCAGCAGCTGAACCGAAGTCGTCGTGTCTTTCAGGAGCGGTTCAGCTACGTCTGCCCCGACCTCGTGAAGGAGTTCAGCAAGTACGACACGGACGGCTCCAAGTGGATCAAACAGTACACGGGCGTCAACTCCATCAGCAAGAAGGAGTTCAACATCGACGTGGGCTACGAGCGCTTCCTGGGGCCGGAGATCTTCTTCCATCCGGAGGTGCGACCGCTTTTTTATAGATTTAGAGATTtccctgaaaaagaaaagaagtcaACATTCTTCAAGTGATTCGtctgattgtgtttttctctcgtCCAGTTTGCAAACCCAGATTTCACTCAGCCAATCTCAGAGGTGGTGGACGAGGTCATCCAGAACTGTCCCATCGACGTCCGGCGTCCGCTGTACAAGGTACGGAAATCTCTCCAGtgtcacgcacacacatgaGGGTAgcgtgtttgtctgtttgttaacgTGAACTTGTGTCGTAGAACATCGTGCTCTCCGGAGGCTCCACCATGTTCAGGGACTTCGGCCGGCGCCTGGGGAGGGACATCAAGAGGAGCGTGGACGCTCGGCTGAAGATGAGCGAGGAGCTCAGCGGCGGCAAGTTGAAGGTGAGACGACGATAAATCCAccagattatttaaaaaagaagttTGAGTACAGATGTGTCAGAAAAGGAATTTCTCTTCCATGAACGAATCTTTGTTTTCAGCCCAAACCCATCGATGTGCAAGTCGTCACTCATCACATGCAGAGATACGCCGTCTGGTTCGGGGGATCAATGCTGGCGTCTACTGTGAGTTTCAGCTTCTCCGACATCTCCAAACTATTTGTTTACTAAATGGAAAACATGAAGATAAGTTAAGAAtcgtttctgtttcctctgcagcctgagTTTTACCAAGTGTGCCACACTAAGAAGGATTACGAGGAGATCGGGCCGAGCATCTGCCGCCACAACCCCGTATTCGGCGTCATGTCttaggccgggggggggggggagcggaggAAGCGCCACGAGACCTCACTCGCTGCGGAAAGTCCCATGAGCCTTTGCACGGATGCTCCGACAGGCCTGTTCATTCGGATTGATCGACAGTGGACCAAACAAACTGCCAATCAAAAGTGTGGCAATCTCCTCGCAAATCAGAGGAAAGAGGTGACTCAGGCCAAAGGTTCCTCAAATACCATGTTTACTGCAAGTAGGTTAATAATAGGTGATAAATCTTAAATTTGTGTGCCTCGTATATGTACTTATTCTCTCCTCACAGGgttgtaatatgtaattaatCAACATGAGTCCTGTGTAAATGCACCTCTCTGTGTAGAAGAGTTGGGTTGTGGCTATGTGTGATAAGAATTAAAGCTTCCGGGTGGTCTGGAGAATCAGGACACGCTTAGATCCAAGAAACAAACACCGGTGAGGCAAAACGCCTTTTGATCATTTAGTCTTCAAACGagtgcaaacacaaaaatacagttttaaacaaacaaaccattcctgattttcttttcttctgttctgtttgtggGTGTTTAAAAATATCTCTCGGTACCTGGAGTaagtatttaaagtatttgtcTCCAGGTGTCCCGGAGACAACTTGTCGTCTTTtctcagcttttcttttgaccttttttatttgtatcacgAACGACCCTGAAAaagttaaacaacaacattgtgttAATATATGATCGTGCAGTTTGAACGACTGTTGGTGGACCATCACTGTTGCCTAGATCTCAGTAATACTGGATAGCCTTGTACTGTACCAAATCTGGATTTCAATGCTGGCATGACAATAAATGCCAAAGGAGATGTTTCCACTGTTGTAGCTTCTGTTTCTCACGAACTTGTTTGGGTTGGAAGCAACACACAACTGCTGGATATCACCCTGTGTAgaactattcatattttattcatactATTTCCTTCTAAGTCTCTTTAACTCAGTTTTACGCTCAGTTTAACTATAATTATACTTCAGCTACTTAAACGGCCgtcaaacatgttttaaagcTGCTATTTTAAGGTAAAATAGtttgcatagtgttgctttaaacatGCAGGGTGTCTATTTTTGCCCCCCCGTCCTGTAACTCTATCTCGTCCAGATGACCAACACATGatgcaaacatttattttctatcagCCGCCTCATGGAAGAGGAAACACGGTTAAGTCCCAGAAACAGGAGTGAATCTGTATTTACTCAGCGTGTTTGAACGTggaagtgaagacagaggaAAATAGACTTTCACTGTGAAAGGACGAGTCTGGACAGACACAGCAAGGGACCGAGACATGTCTCCTGCAGAGAGGATgaagcttctcctcttcctggCGTCCTTCTTCGGAGCTGTAGGGTTCCTGCTCACGCTGCTCTGCTGTGGGACCGAGTACTGGCTGCTGGCGGCCGAGTCCTGCAGCCGAGCAGAGGACAGACGGGAGGTGAGTGTCCTCAGGACATCAGGCTACACTACTTAAATTATTGTAATATttacttattatattattatttgtcagattaaaataaaaagtcagtAGAAATATCCTCCCTGCTTTATATTTGTACTTTTGGACCTTTAATGCTCTATTGTTTTACATTAACCCAAAGGTGAGTGAAActatatcattatttattatctttcatCAGACTGGGGGAGACGAGATGAGGATCTTTCACGAGGGCTTGTTCTGGCGATGTTCCTTCGTGGTCACTTCACACGAGTTCTCTGTGTGGGACCTTTGGATCTGTGAGAAACTTCCCTTCATGTGGTCGTTTAAAACCTTTACGATGCTAGAAAGCCTCcaaatgtcaaataaataatcttaattttaactctcagccaatcagccgTCGTCAAAGATTTGCCAGGCGGCGTTCCTCTTCCCATTTCCTGTGAAGGAG from Platichthys flesus chromosome 22, fPlaFle2.1, whole genome shotgun sequence includes these protein-coding regions:
- the LOC133933731 gene encoding actin-related protein 3, which translates into the protein MAGRLPACVVDCGTGYTKLGYAGNTEPQFIIPSCIAIKESAKVGDQAQRRMMKGVDDLDFFIGDEAIDKPSYSTKWPIRHGIVEDWDLMERFMEQIIFKYLRAEPEDHYFLLTEPPLNTPENREYTAEIMFESFNVPGLYIAVQAVLALAASWTSRQVGERTLTGTVIDSGDGVTHVIPVAEGYVIGSCIKHIPIAGRDITYFIQQLLREREVGIPPEQSLETAKAVKERFSYVCPDLVKEFSKYDTDGSKWIKQYTGVNSISKKEFNIDVGYERFLGPEIFFHPEFANPDFTQPISEVVDEVIQNCPIDVRRPLYKNIVLSGGSTMFRDFGRRLGRDIKRSVDARLKMSEELSGGKLKPKPIDVQVVTHHMQRYAVWFGGSMLASTPEFYQVCHTKKDYEEIGPSICRHNPVFGVMS